One segment of Panicum virgatum strain AP13 chromosome 1K, P.virgatum_v5, whole genome shotgun sequence DNA contains the following:
- the LOC120646751 gene encoding P-loop NTPase domain-containing protein LPA1-like isoform X2 → MAPPPQCASKPTPAPPHLQLGDMAEEAPPPAPAPAPKLLYIAVADGEGRRAFRYTRPVLQSTLHLMGCKPRHAFKISKRVFNVMKGEFLTASKLDGVTKQENYPALGDGTDTQKTLERSSSTIPFELYKNQTTIVISRKQFVSVVCDALSLYKYVGPNQKADFLLACRIKERKESVTILLCGTSGCGKSTLSSLLGSRLGITTVVSTDSIRHMMRGFADEKQNPLLYASTYHAGDYLDPIAVAQAKAKRKANKPTIVSHPNIGGGKDITSDGKSHHGNSELPPRTELIGNKQMAVEGYKAQSEMVIDSLDRLITSWEEQKESVIVEGVHLSLNFVMGLMKKHPSIIPFMIYITNEEKHMERFAVRAKYMTLDPAKNRYIKYIRNIRAIQEYLCNRADKHLVPKINNTNVDQSVAAIHATVFSSLRRREAGEQLYDLNTNTVAVVDEEYRNQRAANTLGSKGMFQLIQRKGSSRNLMALLNTDGSVTKAWHVGTSDGNGDLNDITNSKKSAENTKLDPSQIGKAEAVNLHFGPFGISAWMSDTGGTSHTGSVEDLRVDCMENGGRNFSSCCSSPKMSDSTSKELMEEYSVYGSEEEEEADDPRDGETDEDLTDEERDNQEIDAGSVDEHSTKSDEEYEDLAMRDVMDNGDWSDDEQAVSTKNSLAPEGIIRGRETGEDDGMEGLYHHNLDLFLKMSKEVASTRMPCAS, encoded by the exons atggccccgccgccgcaaTGCGCCTCAAAACCCACCCCCGCGCCTCCCCACCTCCAG CTAGGGGACATGGCGGAGgaggcgccaccgccggcgccggcgccggcgccgaagcTGCTCTACATTGccgtcgccgacggcgagggCCGCCGGGCGTTCCGGTACACGCGCCCCGTGCTACAGAGCACGCTGCATCTCATGGGATGCAAGCCTCGCCATGCCTTCAAG ATTAGCAAGAGAGTATTCAATGTGATGAAGGGTGAATTCTTGACAGCGTCAAAGTTAGATGGGGTAACCAAACAAGAAAATTATCCTGCTCTTGGAGATGGTACAGATACTCAAAAAACTCTGGAGAGAAGTAGCAGTACCATACCATTTGAATTATACAAAAACCAGACAACTATTGTTATTTCAAGGAAGCAGTTTGTAAGTGTTGTATGCGATGCCCTCTCTTTGTACAAGTATGTCGGACCCAACCAGAAAGCTGACTTCCTTCTCGCTTGCAG AATTAAAGAGAGAAAGGAATCCGTGACAATACTCTTGTGTGGAACAAGCGGATGTGGCAAATCCACTCTATCATCTTTGCTG GGTAGTAGATTGGGTATCACGACAGTAGTTTCTACTGATTCCATACGACATATGATGAGAGGCTTTGCAGATGAAAAACAAAATCCTCTTCTCTATGCCTCAACCTACCATGCAGGCGACTATTTAGATCCTATTGCGGTTGCTCAGGCAAAGGCAAAGCGTAAGGCAAATAAACCAACAATTGTTTCTCATCCTAATATCGGTGGAGGCAAAGATATCACTTCAGATGGCAAATCTCATCATGGAAACTCAGAGTTACCACCTAGAACTGAATTGATTGGCAACAAGCAAATGGCAGTAGAAGGCTACAAGGCACAAAGCGAGATGGTGATCGACAGCCTGGACAGATTAATTACATCCTGGGAAGAGCAAAAAGAATCTGTGATTGTTGAAGGAGTCCATCTAAGCCTTAATTTTGTG ATGGGGCTAATGAAGAAACATCCTTCCATAATACCATTTATGATATACATTACAAATGAGGAGAAACACATGGAACGATTTGCTGTACGTGCAAAGTACATGACTCTAGACCCAGCAAAGAACAGATATATCAAATACATCCGAAATATCAGAGCTATCCAGGAATACCTATGCAACCGAGCTGACAAGCATCTTGTACCAAAGATTAACAACACCAATGTTGACCAGAGTGTGGCAGCTATACATGCCACAGTTTTCAGCTCTCTTCGCCGACGAGAAGCTGGGGAGCAACTCTATGACCTCAACACAAACACTGTTGCTGTGGTGGATGAGGAATACAGGAATCAACGTGCAGCTAACACCTTGGGTTCTAAGGGCATGTTCCAGTTGATCCAAAGGAAGGGGTCCTCAAGGAATCTGATGGCTCTCCTGAACACTGACGGTTCAGTCACCAAAGCTTGGCATGTAGGTACAAGTGATGGCAATGGGGATCTCAATGATATTACAAACAGCAAGAAGTCTGCTGAAAACACTAAATTGGATCCCTCACAAATTGGGAAGGCGGAGGCAGTCAATCTCCACTTTGGTCCTTTTGGGATCAGTGCCTGGATGAGTGACACAGGTGGAACCAGCCATACTGGAAGTGTAGAAGACCTGAGGGTTGATTGCATGGAGAATGGTGGTAGAAATTTTTCATCATGCTGCAGTTCGCCGAAGATGTCAGATTCCACTTCTAAGGAG CTTATGGAGGAGTACTCGGTCTATGgcagcgaagaagaagaagaagctgatGACCCTCGTGATGGTGAAACTGACGAAGATCTAACCGATGAAGAAAGAGACAACCAAGAG ATAGACGCAGGCTCTGTGGACGAGCACTCTACCAAATCAGATGAGGAATATGAGGATCTAGCCATGCGGGATGTGATGGATAATGGTGACTGGTCCGATGACGAGCAAGCGGTGAGCACCAAGAACTCACTAGCCCCGGAGGGCATCATCCGTGGAAGAGAAACAGGCGAAGATGATGGCATGGAAGGACTGTACCACCACAACCTGGACCTGTTCCTAAAAATGTCCAAGGAGGTAGCCAGCACCAGAATGCCGTGCGCGTCATAG
- the LOC120646766 gene encoding OVARIAN TUMOR DOMAIN-containing deubiquitinating enzyme 12-like isoform X2, which produces MSMCEKDQNLPWGYDLFRDPFAPSAGYYGPPPGYCDGNCCDLHYAHPNETQLHSSLLTYDLYNPSVGIYHPGSADDHEHDTVYIEPSSSSPGPGSDGYFEMEEEVGKRFYPMVPVPHVPKINGEIPSVDEATMDHERLTERLKLYELVEHKVKGDGNCQFRALSDQLYQTPDHHEFVREQIISQLKTNRDAYDGYVPMTYDDYLEKVARNGEWGDHVTLQAAADKYGVKIFVMTSFKDTCYIEIQPKVQKSNKVVLLSFWAEVHYNSIYPRNDAPRSQTTKRRRWWPFSQHHHH; this is translated from the exons ATGAGCATGTGTGAGAAAGATCAGAATTTGCCCTGGGGATACGATCTTTTTCGCGATCCTTTTGCTCCTTCTGCCGGGTACTATGGTCCTCCTCCCGGTTACTGCGATGGTAACTGTTGTGACCTCCATTATG CACATCCAAATGAGACTCAGTTGCATTCCTCTCTACTCACGTATGATTTGTACAACCCATCAGTAGGCATCTACCATCCCG GTAGTGCCGATGATCATGAGCACGATACAGTATACATAGAACCGTCTAGTTCCTCTCCAGGCCCCGGCAGTGACGGTTATTTTGAGATGGAGGAGGAAGTAGGGAAGAGGTTTTACCCCATGGTCCCAGTCCCC CATGTCCCTAAAATTAATGGAGAAATTCCATCAGTCGATGAAGCCACTATGGACCATGAAAGGCTGACAGAGAG GTTGAAGTTGTATGAGCTGGTTGAACACAAGGTGAAAGGAGATGGCAACTGTCAG TTCCGAGCACTATCCGATCAACTGTACCAAACTCCAGATCACCATGAGTTTGTGAGAGAGCAGATAATTAGCCAG CTTAAAACTAACCGTGATGCCTATGATGGATATGTTCCCATGACATATGATGATTACTTGGAGAAAGTTGCACG AAACGGTGAATGGGGTGACCACGTGACATTACAGGCTGCTGCTGACAAG TATGGAGTAAAAATTTTTGTGATGACATCGTTCAAGGATACCTGCTACATCGAGATCCAGCCTAAGGTTCAGAAGTCCAACAAAG TGGTACTGTTGAGCTTCTGGGCCGAGGTGCACTACAACTCCATATACCCCCGGAATG ATGCGCCGAGGTCGCAGACAACAAAGAGGAGGAGATGGTGGCCTTTCTCTCAGCACCACCACCATTGA
- the LOC120646766 gene encoding OVARIAN TUMOR DOMAIN-containing deubiquitinating enzyme 9-like isoform X7, which translates to MDHERLTERLKLYELVEHKVKGDGNCQFRALSDQLYQTPDHHEFVREQIISQLKTNRDAYDGYVPMTYDDYLEKVARNGEWGDHVTLQAAADKYGVKIFVMTSFKDTCYIEIQPKVQKSNKVVLLSFWAEVHYNSIYPRNDAPRSQTTKRRRWWPFSQHHHH; encoded by the exons ATGGACCATGAAAGGCTGACAGAGAG GTTGAAGTTGTATGAGCTGGTTGAACACAAGGTGAAAGGAGATGGCAACTGTCAG TTCCGAGCACTATCCGATCAACTGTACCAAACTCCAGATCACCATGAGTTTGTGAGAGAGCAGATAATTAGCCAG CTTAAAACTAACCGTGATGCCTATGATGGATATGTTCCCATGACATATGATGATTACTTGGAGAAAGTTGCACG AAACGGTGAATGGGGTGACCACGTGACATTACAGGCTGCTGCTGACAAG TATGGAGTAAAAATTTTTGTGATGACATCGTTCAAGGATACCTGCTACATCGAGATCCAGCCTAAGGTTCAGAAGTCCAACAAAG TGGTACTGTTGAGCTTCTGGGCCGAGGTGCACTACAACTCCATATACCCCCGGAATG ATGCGCCGAGGTCGCAGACAACAAAGAGGAGGAGATGGTGGCCTTTCTCTCAGCACCACCACCATTGA
- the LOC120646766 gene encoding OVARIAN TUMOR DOMAIN-containing deubiquitinating enzyme 9-like isoform X6 — MEEEVGKRFYPMVPVPHVPKINGEIPSVDEATMDHERLTERLKLYELVEHKVKGDGNCQFRALSDQLYQTPDHHEFVREQIISQLKTNRDAYDGYVPMTYDDYLEKVARNGEWGDHVTLQAAADKYGVKIFVMTSFKDTCYIEIQPKVQKSNKVVLLSFWAEVHYNSIYPRNDAPRSQTTKRRRWWPFSQHHHH, encoded by the exons ATGGAGGAGGAAGTAGGGAAGAGGTTTTACCCCATGGTCCCAGTCCCC CATGTCCCTAAAATTAATGGAGAAATTCCATCAGTCGATGAAGCCACTATGGACCATGAAAGGCTGACAGAGAG GTTGAAGTTGTATGAGCTGGTTGAACACAAGGTGAAAGGAGATGGCAACTGTCAG TTCCGAGCACTATCCGATCAACTGTACCAAACTCCAGATCACCATGAGTTTGTGAGAGAGCAGATAATTAGCCAG CTTAAAACTAACCGTGATGCCTATGATGGATATGTTCCCATGACATATGATGATTACTTGGAGAAAGTTGCACG AAACGGTGAATGGGGTGACCACGTGACATTACAGGCTGCTGCTGACAAG TATGGAGTAAAAATTTTTGTGATGACATCGTTCAAGGATACCTGCTACATCGAGATCCAGCCTAAGGTTCAGAAGTCCAACAAAG TGGTACTGTTGAGCTTCTGGGCCGAGGTGCACTACAACTCCATATACCCCCGGAATG ATGCGCCGAGGTCGCAGACAACAAAGAGGAGGAGATGGTGGCCTTTCTCTCAGCACCACCACCATTGA
- the LOC120646766 gene encoding OVARIAN TUMOR DOMAIN-containing deubiquitinating enzyme 12-like isoform X3, with amino-acid sequence MSMCEKDQNLPWGYDLFRDPFAPSAGYYGPPPGYCDAAHPNETQLHSSLLTYDLYNPSVGIYHPGSADDHEHDTVYIEPSSSSPGPGSDGYFEMEEEVGKRFYPMVPVPHVPKINGEIPSVDEATMDHERLTERLKLYELVEHKVKGDGNCQFRALSDQLYQTPDHHEFVREQIISQLKTNRDAYDGYVPMTYDDYLEKVARNGEWGDHVTLQAAADKYGVKIFVMTSFKDTCYIEIQPKVQKSNKVVLLSFWAEVHYNSIYPRNDAPRSQTTKRRRWWPFSQHHHH; translated from the exons ATGAGCATGTGTGAGAAAGATCAGAATTTGCCCTGGGGATACGATCTTTTTCGCGATCCTTTTGCTCCTTCTGCCGGGTACTATGGTCCTCCTCCCGGTTACTGCGATG CAGCACATCCAAATGAGACTCAGTTGCATTCCTCTCTACTCACGTATGATTTGTACAACCCATCAGTAGGCATCTACCATCCCG GTAGTGCCGATGATCATGAGCACGATACAGTATACATAGAACCGTCTAGTTCCTCTCCAGGCCCCGGCAGTGACGGTTATTTTGAGATGGAGGAGGAAGTAGGGAAGAGGTTTTACCCCATGGTCCCAGTCCCC CATGTCCCTAAAATTAATGGAGAAATTCCATCAGTCGATGAAGCCACTATGGACCATGAAAGGCTGACAGAGAG GTTGAAGTTGTATGAGCTGGTTGAACACAAGGTGAAAGGAGATGGCAACTGTCAG TTCCGAGCACTATCCGATCAACTGTACCAAACTCCAGATCACCATGAGTTTGTGAGAGAGCAGATAATTAGCCAG CTTAAAACTAACCGTGATGCCTATGATGGATATGTTCCCATGACATATGATGATTACTTGGAGAAAGTTGCACG AAACGGTGAATGGGGTGACCACGTGACATTACAGGCTGCTGCTGACAAG TATGGAGTAAAAATTTTTGTGATGACATCGTTCAAGGATACCTGCTACATCGAGATCCAGCCTAAGGTTCAGAAGTCCAACAAAG TGGTACTGTTGAGCTTCTGGGCCGAGGTGCACTACAACTCCATATACCCCCGGAATG ATGCGCCGAGGTCGCAGACAACAAAGAGGAGGAGATGGTGGCCTTTCTCTCAGCACCACCACCATTGA
- the LOC120646766 gene encoding OVARIAN TUMOR DOMAIN-containing deubiquitinating enzyme 12-like isoform X1 codes for MSMCEKDQNLPWGYDLFRDPFAPSAGYYGPPPGYCDGNCCDLHYAAHPNETQLHSSLLTYDLYNPSVGIYHPGSADDHEHDTVYIEPSSSSPGPGSDGYFEMEEEVGKRFYPMVPVPHVPKINGEIPSVDEATMDHERLTERLKLYELVEHKVKGDGNCQFRALSDQLYQTPDHHEFVREQIISQLKTNRDAYDGYVPMTYDDYLEKVARNGEWGDHVTLQAAADKYGVKIFVMTSFKDTCYIEIQPKVQKSNKVVLLSFWAEVHYNSIYPRNDAPRSQTTKRRRWWPFSQHHHH; via the exons ATGAGCATGTGTGAGAAAGATCAGAATTTGCCCTGGGGATACGATCTTTTTCGCGATCCTTTTGCTCCTTCTGCCGGGTACTATGGTCCTCCTCCCGGTTACTGCGATGGTAACTGTTGTGACCTCCATTATG CAGCACATCCAAATGAGACTCAGTTGCATTCCTCTCTACTCACGTATGATTTGTACAACCCATCAGTAGGCATCTACCATCCCG GTAGTGCCGATGATCATGAGCACGATACAGTATACATAGAACCGTCTAGTTCCTCTCCAGGCCCCGGCAGTGACGGTTATTTTGAGATGGAGGAGGAAGTAGGGAAGAGGTTTTACCCCATGGTCCCAGTCCCC CATGTCCCTAAAATTAATGGAGAAATTCCATCAGTCGATGAAGCCACTATGGACCATGAAAGGCTGACAGAGAG GTTGAAGTTGTATGAGCTGGTTGAACACAAGGTGAAAGGAGATGGCAACTGTCAG TTCCGAGCACTATCCGATCAACTGTACCAAACTCCAGATCACCATGAGTTTGTGAGAGAGCAGATAATTAGCCAG CTTAAAACTAACCGTGATGCCTATGATGGATATGTTCCCATGACATATGATGATTACTTGGAGAAAGTTGCACG AAACGGTGAATGGGGTGACCACGTGACATTACAGGCTGCTGCTGACAAG TATGGAGTAAAAATTTTTGTGATGACATCGTTCAAGGATACCTGCTACATCGAGATCCAGCCTAAGGTTCAGAAGTCCAACAAAG TGGTACTGTTGAGCTTCTGGGCCGAGGTGCACTACAACTCCATATACCCCCGGAATG ATGCGCCGAGGTCGCAGACAACAAAGAGGAGGAGATGGTGGCCTTTCTCTCAGCACCACCACCATTGA
- the LOC120646751 gene encoding P-loop NTPase domain-containing protein LPA1-like isoform X1: MAPPPQCASKPTPAPPHLQLGDMAEEAPPPAPAPAPKLLYIAVADGEGRRAFRYTRPVLQSTLHLMGCKPRHAFKISKRVFNVMKGEFLTASKLDGVTKQENYPALGDGTDTQKTLERSSSTIPFELYKNQTTIVISRKQFVSVVCDALSLYKYVGPNQKADFLLACRIKERKESVTILLCGTSGCGKSTLSSLLGSRLGITTVVSTDSIRHMMRGFADEKQNPLLYASTYHAGDYLDPIAVAQAKAKRKANKPTIVSHPNIGGGKDITSDGKSHHGNSELPPRTELIGNKQMAVEGYKAQSEMVIDSLDRLITSWEEQKESVIVEGVHLSLNFVMGLMKKHPSIIPFMIYITNEEKHMERFAVRAKYMTLDPAKNRYIKYIRNIRAIQEYLCNRADKHLVPKINNTNVDQSVAAIHATVFSSLRRREAGEQLYDLNTNTVAVVDEEYRNQRAANTLGSKGMFQLIQRKGSSRNLMALLNTDGSVTKAWHVGTSDGNGDLNDITNSKKSAENTKLDPSQIGKAEAVNLHFGPFGISAWMSDTGGTSHTGSVEDLRVDCMENGGRNFSSCCSSPKMSDSTSKELMEEYSVYGSEEEEEADDPRDGETDEDLTDEERDNQEVIDAGSVDEHSTKSDEEYEDLAMRDVMDNGDWSDDEQAVSTKNSLAPEGIIRGRETGEDDGMEGLYHHNLDLFLKMSKEVASTRMPCAS, translated from the exons atggccccgccgccgcaaTGCGCCTCAAAACCCACCCCCGCGCCTCCCCACCTCCAG CTAGGGGACATGGCGGAGgaggcgccaccgccggcgccggcgccggcgccgaagcTGCTCTACATTGccgtcgccgacggcgagggCCGCCGGGCGTTCCGGTACACGCGCCCCGTGCTACAGAGCACGCTGCATCTCATGGGATGCAAGCCTCGCCATGCCTTCAAG ATTAGCAAGAGAGTATTCAATGTGATGAAGGGTGAATTCTTGACAGCGTCAAAGTTAGATGGGGTAACCAAACAAGAAAATTATCCTGCTCTTGGAGATGGTACAGATACTCAAAAAACTCTGGAGAGAAGTAGCAGTACCATACCATTTGAATTATACAAAAACCAGACAACTATTGTTATTTCAAGGAAGCAGTTTGTAAGTGTTGTATGCGATGCCCTCTCTTTGTACAAGTATGTCGGACCCAACCAGAAAGCTGACTTCCTTCTCGCTTGCAG AATTAAAGAGAGAAAGGAATCCGTGACAATACTCTTGTGTGGAACAAGCGGATGTGGCAAATCCACTCTATCATCTTTGCTG GGTAGTAGATTGGGTATCACGACAGTAGTTTCTACTGATTCCATACGACATATGATGAGAGGCTTTGCAGATGAAAAACAAAATCCTCTTCTCTATGCCTCAACCTACCATGCAGGCGACTATTTAGATCCTATTGCGGTTGCTCAGGCAAAGGCAAAGCGTAAGGCAAATAAACCAACAATTGTTTCTCATCCTAATATCGGTGGAGGCAAAGATATCACTTCAGATGGCAAATCTCATCATGGAAACTCAGAGTTACCACCTAGAACTGAATTGATTGGCAACAAGCAAATGGCAGTAGAAGGCTACAAGGCACAAAGCGAGATGGTGATCGACAGCCTGGACAGATTAATTACATCCTGGGAAGAGCAAAAAGAATCTGTGATTGTTGAAGGAGTCCATCTAAGCCTTAATTTTGTG ATGGGGCTAATGAAGAAACATCCTTCCATAATACCATTTATGATATACATTACAAATGAGGAGAAACACATGGAACGATTTGCTGTACGTGCAAAGTACATGACTCTAGACCCAGCAAAGAACAGATATATCAAATACATCCGAAATATCAGAGCTATCCAGGAATACCTATGCAACCGAGCTGACAAGCATCTTGTACCAAAGATTAACAACACCAATGTTGACCAGAGTGTGGCAGCTATACATGCCACAGTTTTCAGCTCTCTTCGCCGACGAGAAGCTGGGGAGCAACTCTATGACCTCAACACAAACACTGTTGCTGTGGTGGATGAGGAATACAGGAATCAACGTGCAGCTAACACCTTGGGTTCTAAGGGCATGTTCCAGTTGATCCAAAGGAAGGGGTCCTCAAGGAATCTGATGGCTCTCCTGAACACTGACGGTTCAGTCACCAAAGCTTGGCATGTAGGTACAAGTGATGGCAATGGGGATCTCAATGATATTACAAACAGCAAGAAGTCTGCTGAAAACACTAAATTGGATCCCTCACAAATTGGGAAGGCGGAGGCAGTCAATCTCCACTTTGGTCCTTTTGGGATCAGTGCCTGGATGAGTGACACAGGTGGAACCAGCCATACTGGAAGTGTAGAAGACCTGAGGGTTGATTGCATGGAGAATGGTGGTAGAAATTTTTCATCATGCTGCAGTTCGCCGAAGATGTCAGATTCCACTTCTAAGGAG CTTATGGAGGAGTACTCGGTCTATGgcagcgaagaagaagaagaagctgatGACCCTCGTGATGGTGAAACTGACGAAGATCTAACCGATGAAGAAAGAGACAACCAAGAGGTG ATAGACGCAGGCTCTGTGGACGAGCACTCTACCAAATCAGATGAGGAATATGAGGATCTAGCCATGCGGGATGTGATGGATAATGGTGACTGGTCCGATGACGAGCAAGCGGTGAGCACCAAGAACTCACTAGCCCCGGAGGGCATCATCCGTGGAAGAGAAACAGGCGAAGATGATGGCATGGAAGGACTGTACCACCACAACCTGGACCTGTTCCTAAAAATGTCCAAGGAGGTAGCCAGCACCAGAATGCCGTGCGCGTCATAG
- the LOC120646766 gene encoding OVARIAN TUMOR DOMAIN-containing deubiquitinating enzyme 12-like isoform X4: MSMCEKDQNLPWGYDLFRDPFAPSAGYYGPPPGYCDAHPNETQLHSSLLTYDLYNPSVGIYHPGSADDHEHDTVYIEPSSSSPGPGSDGYFEMEEEVGKRFYPMVPVPHVPKINGEIPSVDEATMDHERLTERLKLYELVEHKVKGDGNCQFRALSDQLYQTPDHHEFVREQIISQLKTNRDAYDGYVPMTYDDYLEKVARNGEWGDHVTLQAAADKYGVKIFVMTSFKDTCYIEIQPKVQKSNKVVLLSFWAEVHYNSIYPRNDAPRSQTTKRRRWWPFSQHHHH, from the exons ATGAGCATGTGTGAGAAAGATCAGAATTTGCCCTGGGGATACGATCTTTTTCGCGATCCTTTTGCTCCTTCTGCCGGGTACTATGGTCCTCCTCCCGGTTACTGCGATG CACATCCAAATGAGACTCAGTTGCATTCCTCTCTACTCACGTATGATTTGTACAACCCATCAGTAGGCATCTACCATCCCG GTAGTGCCGATGATCATGAGCACGATACAGTATACATAGAACCGTCTAGTTCCTCTCCAGGCCCCGGCAGTGACGGTTATTTTGAGATGGAGGAGGAAGTAGGGAAGAGGTTTTACCCCATGGTCCCAGTCCCC CATGTCCCTAAAATTAATGGAGAAATTCCATCAGTCGATGAAGCCACTATGGACCATGAAAGGCTGACAGAGAG GTTGAAGTTGTATGAGCTGGTTGAACACAAGGTGAAAGGAGATGGCAACTGTCAG TTCCGAGCACTATCCGATCAACTGTACCAAACTCCAGATCACCATGAGTTTGTGAGAGAGCAGATAATTAGCCAG CTTAAAACTAACCGTGATGCCTATGATGGATATGTTCCCATGACATATGATGATTACTTGGAGAAAGTTGCACG AAACGGTGAATGGGGTGACCACGTGACATTACAGGCTGCTGCTGACAAG TATGGAGTAAAAATTTTTGTGATGACATCGTTCAAGGATACCTGCTACATCGAGATCCAGCCTAAGGTTCAGAAGTCCAACAAAG TGGTACTGTTGAGCTTCTGGGCCGAGGTGCACTACAACTCCATATACCCCCGGAATG ATGCGCCGAGGTCGCAGACAACAAAGAGGAGGAGATGGTGGCCTTTCTCTCAGCACCACCACCATTGA
- the LOC120646766 gene encoding OVARIAN TUMOR DOMAIN-containing deubiquitinating enzyme 12-like isoform X5 has translation MSMCEKDQNLPWGYDLFRDPFAPSAGYYGPPPGYCDGNCCDLHYAAHPNETQLHSSLLTYDLYNPSVGIYHPGSADDHEHDTVYIEPSSSSPGPGSDGYFEMEEEVGKRFYPMVPVPHVPKINGEIPSVDEATMDHERLTERLKLYELVEHKVKGDGNCQFRALSDQLYQTPDHHEFVREQIISQLKTNRDAYDGYVPMTYDDYLEKVARNGEWGDHVTLQAAADKYGVKIFVMTSFKDTCYIEIQPKVQKSNKVVLLSFWAEVHYNSIYPRNGE, from the exons ATGAGCATGTGTGAGAAAGATCAGAATTTGCCCTGGGGATACGATCTTTTTCGCGATCCTTTTGCTCCTTCTGCCGGGTACTATGGTCCTCCTCCCGGTTACTGCGATGGTAACTGTTGTGACCTCCATTATG CAGCACATCCAAATGAGACTCAGTTGCATTCCTCTCTACTCACGTATGATTTGTACAACCCATCAGTAGGCATCTACCATCCCG GTAGTGCCGATGATCATGAGCACGATACAGTATACATAGAACCGTCTAGTTCCTCTCCAGGCCCCGGCAGTGACGGTTATTTTGAGATGGAGGAGGAAGTAGGGAAGAGGTTTTACCCCATGGTCCCAGTCCCC CATGTCCCTAAAATTAATGGAGAAATTCCATCAGTCGATGAAGCCACTATGGACCATGAAAGGCTGACAGAGAG GTTGAAGTTGTATGAGCTGGTTGAACACAAGGTGAAAGGAGATGGCAACTGTCAG TTCCGAGCACTATCCGATCAACTGTACCAAACTCCAGATCACCATGAGTTTGTGAGAGAGCAGATAATTAGCCAG CTTAAAACTAACCGTGATGCCTATGATGGATATGTTCCCATGACATATGATGATTACTTGGAGAAAGTTGCACG AAACGGTGAATGGGGTGACCACGTGACATTACAGGCTGCTGCTGACAAG TATGGAGTAAAAATTTTTGTGATGACATCGTTCAAGGATACCTGCTACATCGAGATCCAGCCTAAGGTTCAGAAGTCCAACAAAG TGGTACTGTTGAGCTTCTGGGCCGAGGTGCACTACAACTCCATATACCCCCGGAATGGTGAGTAG